A region of Toxorhynchites rutilus septentrionalis strain SRP chromosome 1, ASM2978413v1, whole genome shotgun sequence DNA encodes the following proteins:
- the LOC129762592 gene encoding uncharacterized protein LOC129762592 isoform X1 has protein sequence MTQRWNSEQNEHFVELYKEQTILWNCMDPNYKNRDLRKASLEYIRSEVGLSDTKEVTKKIKNLRSTYNQEKLKIEKSKRSGCGTDEIYKPSVQWFDAMDYIMNIIHLKEKQTISNLEPFHASTSGSDFAEEITIIDEEYLDATDENNADEILPKKPSNRRSKKKLSTEQSTIQAAVNELKELNNNLTVSASSMGEPEDECEAIGRHVIMQLRQLSPIDRIDATDEIHAILSRYRKNALCVSRMQYTYSDHEYTETSQATVGFPPRSP, from the exons atgacgcaaagaTGGAATTCGGAACAAAATGAACACTTTGTGGAATTATATAAAGAACAAACCATTTTGTGGAACTGTATGGATCCCAATTATAAAAACAGAGATTTGCGTAAAGCCTCGCTTGAATACATTCGTTCAGAAGTGGGGTTATCGGATACGAAAgaagttacaaaaaaaataaaaaatttacgtTCTACATACAACCAggagaaattaaaaattgagaaaagcaAACGAAGCGGATGTGGTACTGATGAGATATATAAACCTTCCGTCCAATGGTTCGATGCCATGGATTACATCATGAATATTATTCATCTGaaggaaaaacaaacaataagtaaTCTA gaACCATTTCATGCATCAACATCTGGGAGCGATTTTGCTGAAGAAATTACAATAATCGATGAGGAGTACCTCGATGCTACTGATGAAAACAACGCTGATGAAATCCTACCAAAGAAGCCATCGAACAGAAGATCGAAGAAGAAATTGTCAACTGAGCAGTCTACAATACAAGCGGCCGTGAATGAACTGAAGGAACTGAATAATAATTTAACAGTGTCTGCCTCGAGTATGGGAGAACCAGAAGATGAATGTGAGGCAATTGGAAGACATGTTATAATGCAGCTCAGACAGTTATCCCCAATTGATAGAATTGATGCGACAGatgaaatacatgcaattctttCTAGATACCGTAAGAATGCCCTCTGCGTCAGTAGAATGCAATACACATATTCTGATCACGAATATACTGAAACATCACAGGCGACTGTAGGTTTTCCACCAAGATCACCCTAA
- the LOC129762592 gene encoding uncharacterized protein LOC129762592 isoform X2 produces MTQRWNSEQNEHFVELYKEQTILWNCMDPNYKNRDLRKASLEYIRSEVGLSDTKEVTKKIKNLRSTYNQEKLKIEKSKRSGCGTDEIYKPSVQWFDAMDYIMNIIHLKEKQTISNLEPFHASTSGSDFAEEITIIDEEYLDATDENNADEILPKKPSNRRSKKKLSTEQSTIQAAVNELKELNNNLTVSASSMGEPEDECEAIGRHVIMQLRQYRKNALCVSRMQYTYSDHEYTETSQATVGFPPRSP; encoded by the exons atgacgcaaagaTGGAATTCGGAACAAAATGAACACTTTGTGGAATTATATAAAGAACAAACCATTTTGTGGAACTGTATGGATCCCAATTATAAAAACAGAGATTTGCGTAAAGCCTCGCTTGAATACATTCGTTCAGAAGTGGGGTTATCGGATACGAAAgaagttacaaaaaaaataaaaaatttacgtTCTACATACAACCAggagaaattaaaaattgagaaaagcaAACGAAGCGGATGTGGTACTGATGAGATATATAAACCTTCCGTCCAATGGTTCGATGCCATGGATTACATCATGAATATTATTCATCTGaaggaaaaacaaacaataagtaaTCTA gaACCATTTCATGCATCAACATCTGGGAGCGATTTTGCTGAAGAAATTACAATAATCGATGAGGAGTACCTCGATGCTACTGATGAAAACAACGCTGATGAAATCCTACCAAAGAAGCCATCGAACAGAAGATCGAAGAAGAAATTGTCAACTGAGCAGTCTACAATACAAGCGGCCGTGAATGAACTGAAGGAACTGAATAATAATTTAACAGTGTCTGCCTCGAGTATGGGAGAACCAGAAGATGAATGTGAGGCAATTGGAAGACATGTTATAATGCAGCTCAGACA ATACCGTAAGAATGCCCTCTGCGTCAGTAGAATGCAATACACATATTCTGATCACGAATATACTGAAACATCACAGGCGACTGTAGGTTTTCCACCAAGATCACCCTAA